A region of the Phaseolus vulgaris cultivar G19833 chromosome 11, P. vulgaris v2.0, whole genome shotgun sequence genome:
AGGTCACATGGAGGGTTCAGGACGAggaaaaagttaagaaaaattTCCATACAAAAGCTTCTCACACCCTTTCACAAATGTTTAAAGATGCTCGCCAAGAAGGTAAACGACCAGAATGGATTGACAATAATGTTTGGAACAACCTCCTTGAACAATGGAACATGCATGTGTATCGATCCAAATGTGATACAGCTAAAAAGAATCGTTTGTCTGAAAAAGGTGGATGTCTGCACACTGGAGGATCTATTAGTGTTCATGAACACGCTATTCGTATGGTATGATttccatataattttttatattaatttatgattaattattatcttcttaatttataaaatgttttctttatagACAGAGGAGCTTGGCCGCTCGGTCCATGTTGATGAAGTGTTTCAACAAACACATATACGAAAGAGCACTGGAGATTTTGTTGATGATAGATCAAGGCAGACCCATGttagttattttaaacttttttttcatatacattaattagtatgataataaatatttttcattttaataggaAGATTTTGAAAGTAGATTGTCTCAAGCATTATCTGAGTCACAATCTACCTCAATATCTACTCTATTAGATCCTGTTGAGGAGGAAAAATTGAGAAACCGTTGTTGGTCAGAAAGTGTAGGAGGAAGGTACAAGGGACGAGTATATGGGGTTGAACGTGTTGATTGTCAGGACGACTGTGTTAGTCGTTACCTACAAGAAACACAACCATCTTTTAGTAATAAGAAGGCTGATTCAGAAGAAATTGTTGAACTTAAGCAACATATTGAACGCATGGATGCAAAGTTTCAAAACTTGCAAAACTTTCAAAACTTTATGATGCAATATCTACCACCTGAGGCAGCAGCTGCAACACAACAGTTTTTTCAGCAGCTAAATACCCCACCACCAACTCAACCGAATCAGCAGTCAAATGAAGTGCAACATCATAGTAATCATGATGAACAACAAAATTCACCCGGTgaagattataataattattagctTCTCTGGAACTTTGTTttaatgaaatacattttagatattTGGAAATAGTAAGTATTGTATGTATGGACAACATTGAATGTGATGAATATTTGTCTTCTGAAAACTGGAATGTACTGAAATGTTGATGAATATATGCAGGTGTAGAATATGGGGTGCTtctaaatacaaaaaatataggGTGCTTCCAAATACAAAAACTGATGCTGTTGTGTAGAATGTTACATACgaatttatccgtatgtaagtTTATCCGttaattacatacagatttatTCAATACATACGGATATTATATATGGATTTATCcctatgtaattacatacggatattacATACGGTTTTGTCcctatgtaattacatacgaatattacatacaaatttatccctatgtaattacatacggatttattCGTATGTAACGATGTTTTATATACGAATTTTGTGTATTATATACAGATTTTGACTGTATgtaatttgagtttttcttgtagtgtttaacTACAGttcaatatatttaaaaaaaaatagaactaTAATAAGTATTTAAAGGAAAAAGATTATGAATACTGGTGATTTCatggaaggaaaaaaaaagcaCCAATATATTGAGAGTTGATGATTTGGCTACACTTTGTCACGTGTGGGTTTCATATACCATTTGACCCTCATTCCatattttatcaacaaaaatgtttttttttttacaacccaatagatatcaatattttaattattttaaaaattattttaacatttaacATTTTCTCAGTTTTTATCAATGTGTGGCTTTAGCAGATAGAGCCTCTCTGTGGCCATATTTATATTTGGAATGGACAGAATGATTCCAAGAAAGAGAACGCACGAAAGAATTACAATGATCAGCATCGGATACTTtcgattttatttattattttattatttcattcgcatactaaatttaattatttaattttatatttatttcataaatcgatgttaaatttattatttttaatattttttttatcttatatcgGTTAAACATACGTtatagtttaaatattaaatatttattttattttatataagtttAATTGATATTAACTTGTAAATTTTTGCAAGTCTTGCATCGTGATAATTGACACTGGTTGTGTCTCATGCATCTAAACATAACTTTTCATTCCATTTATGTGCGACATACGGCTTCACTTTAGGTATAATAGTTTAACGGCTTAATATTGTtcgcactagttttggtgatgTTTTACTCGTAATTTACAACATCATAAAAGATAAAATCCCACACTATTCACTTGGGATAATGTTGAGAATGTTTAATTGTTTATTCTATAATGACATTTTTTAGTATAAAGTAAATGCAAAAGTAGAGGGTGTGTTGGGTGAATCCTATAATCTTATAAAAAAGGTTcagaaaaaaatgtataatctTCACCCTCAAATTGTACACAAATAATTGTGATTGTTATTACATGGTGTTTGGTTTATGTTTAATTATCTTCTCATGTTTATGTCTGGTCATTTTCCCTCCCATCCAACGTTTGAACATCTCAAGTGAAACTTTTGGTTGATCCATAGGGACCAAGTGCCCAGCCTTATGTACCTGTTGAAGTATCATACAAATAAAGTTATAACCAAAACTGGAATTAACGGTGTCACTCAATAATGCAACCCTGAACACAAACCTTGAGGAAAGAGAGGGGTCCATAGCTATTAAGAGAACCTGCTTCTGCACCATGAACCACGAATTTCACAGTAGGAGATTTTCCAAAGGCCTTTTGGCCTGACCACTCCATGGCATGAACCCACCTTGAATTCCCTGTCAAAATGAGAACCACATCAAGAACTCAATCTCACATATATACGCACCCTTAATTTCAACACAAGAACAACTTTCAAATGAACCAAGTAGGCTCACCAAGCCAATTGCATATGAGATCTTCCTCCCCAACATAAAGGAGCAACTTGATTCCATCCTCAAGAAGAGCAGGAATCCCCACTTCCAGGTTTCTCATCCAGTCTTGCATCATAGCATCATGAACAGCATCACTGCATAACTCATACTTCAAGTCATCACTGACACCTAAAGCACTCTTCACTTTCTGCATGTTTAGCAACGTCTCCACGTTTGTGAAGTTGTAGCACAAATTCCCCTCACATTTCTTTCTGATGTCATAGTACTGCAGTTTGTGTATCAGCAGAATTAGATAACTAAACAGTTAAGTAGGCACTGTTCTTTCATTATTACTTACATTAATGTTGTCGGTAAAGTCCACTATACGGTCGAAAATGTCTTCACAAATACGTAACGCTCTGAAGCAACTATTTCCACCTTGAGTTTCTGAAAAATCATACACAAACAACATCACAACGGGAAACACCATGGTAGAAAGGGATGCGAGTGACAAATGGGAAAGTTGTACCACAAGTTTTAGTGGCTTGTTCACAGTCTGGCATTAAGACGTTGACGTTGTCGTACTGAGCCTTTGTAATTATTCTGTTGTCTAATGCAAAATCTGGGTATGCTTGGTATTGAATTGCAGGATTGGTTAACCCATTACCGATTGCAAAACCCTTTGTTGTGTCGAATGAATCAATGAAAGCAAAAGCAACAACATAATTAATACTGTGATTTCATTCATTAACCTTTCACAGTCATATATATAAGAAATTGTGTTAAGACCTTGAGGTTTATATGAAGTCCTTGATTTTGTTTATTTCCTTGGTTAACCCGGGATGCAAGTGCAGGAACATAGTGTCCAGCATATGATTCACCAAAGATGTAGAAGTCATTCTTAACGAAATCAGGATGCATCTTGAAAAACTCCTGCAATTACAGTAAAATTAATTAGCAGATATTATTCATACAGAACAGGATATTCTTATCTTGTATTGGGATACATGATGAAACAAGGGACTTTTATATACTTAATTCTCACCTGCAAGAAATCATATAAATCAATACTAACGCCGGTTTCATCGTTGCGAACGTCACTGTCATCAGAAGAGTAACTAAAACCTGTCCCAGTGGGTTGgtcaacaaatataatatttgattcctgcaaaatgagaaaaaacaaacaaataagaaaaaaagtttgGTGTAAGTTTATAACACTCTCCATAAAGGAAACATGGaaattaaataacataacctGATCCCAGCCGTATTGATTCCATGTAAGAGACAAGTTATTGGTAATAtgaaaaggaccattttcataAAACAGAGCTAATTCACTTCCACACCCTGGTCCTCCAGACAACCATATGACAACAGGATCATTCCTGCTCTTCCGTGATTCAAAGAAAAAGTAGAACATTCTGCAAGTGGTAGGCACATAAAATGGCAGTTCTAATCAGAATAATCTGTTAGCCACCGATTAAAAGGATAAATtgaaattaatcaattaaaataattataaattattttaacaatcTTCTGTCTATAAGGATAATgtagttattaaaataaataaaattttataaattgaaaCACTCTGCTGTCATAGTCAAGGCAGGGAAGAGAACCTAGAATTTGAATGTATGCTGATAATTGAtaccaattttaattttaataaaatgcagtgataaaaaaaacaacaataagTTGTATTTATTTACAATCCttattaaatgtgtgttttgtttatcttaaattatttaaaatttaaacatacCAATGTAAACTGGTTTCATGTATTTTAGTTCTAACCAGATTATAGACCAATTGTGAAATTACCTTACttttagaattaaatgagtGGTTAGCTCTGGATTGGATGAATCCAATCGGTGTGTGCATTCCAATTTAAAAACCTATGATATTTAGTATTGAATTTCATAGCATTTTGGCATTCTCCAAAGTAAATTGCAATGGATTGAAGAAGTGATAGTGTTATAACATGAGGGAAAGAAGAAATGAATGAAATGTAGAGTTACCTTGCAGCTTTGGAATGAGGAAGTGAATAGTAGCCTGCATGGTGACCAAGGTCTTCAACAGGAGGCCCAGAATCACCAAAAAACGAGAACTTCTTCTCCACGATCTTACCAGGGACAAAACCTGCATAGTCACCTTTTATGGTGTTAACTGGTTCCTTTGGGTCAAGGATGAGGCGATGAGAAATTGCAGAAGATGCATAAAGTGAAAGGAAAAGCAACACAAAAGAGAGAGAAACTTTGGAAAGTGTTGGTGCTGATGCCATGTTGTTTGCGATTATTGAAAAAGCGTGACCATGGTTATGAATTTATAGCAGAGTCAGTGCAAAGCGGTTCCCCCGCTTTTCAGCGTTTGATGTTTCCGAATGCAATAATTTCATAGCCGTTTCAGAACCTTTATTTTAGGTTTTTGCACAAAGAAGTgctttttttttggaaattatgattttgagtaaaacaatttaaaaaaaattaataataagtaaTATCTCATAATTTCAGAGCTATGTAACAAAAATATGGATCCGGACATTGACATGACATGAATACGGACATAGAGatacgtataatttttaaactgtAGGACACGgaacacgaatctatatattgtataattttgaattatataaattgaaaataaatatttatgtgcaaaagtatgtttgAGATTCTTTTGGGATgatgaagatatttttcatgacggttcaaaagaatttgttccttatttttataatcataataaaaaaattatacaataaatttgagtttttagaaaattattgtatttataccttttaaaattgtgttaaaaccgTGCTAGAACTTTcaaaaatctaataaatattttttgaattgaacacttcactgATAAGTGTCCTACGAGTGTCGACATCATACGTGTGTCCAACACGGATacgccatttaagagaagtgtctgagCCTCATAGTTTTAAAGTGTATTTTATGGATACGATTTTGGGATGACTTGGACTCTAAAATCGTATTCATAAACTACAATTTATccatttttacaaaaaaaaaaaaaacttactcaaaaatgtaattaaaaaaaaacattacttTGATGAAAAAACCTTTATTATATTACATTCACTGCACACCCCACATACAGTTTATGTTTACGTTCTATTAGTTAAATATATGGTCATTTTAGTTGACtttctttttaagaaattttattctagttaatatttttatatttcttaacTGAGATAgttttagtatttaatttataaaatcaaacagttttggttatgataaaaaataattaaaatttaagtacTTCATTTTACAAGTTCATTTTAACAGTCCTAatagataatatattttttttgtattgatAATAGTATCATTAACTGCTATATGGAAGTTTTCTCCATATTAATTAGTGTTATGTATTAATTCAATTCTTTGTTaacttctactcttattttccgtgtattatttttttttcatgaattcccatttattattattgattgtaattgttttttaattattatatattcgAAGAAGTATTATTAACATATTCTTCTTATAATGTATTTTTGTTCTGATCTTATGTCCGAAAGATAGTATCGTTGGGTCAATCATTGTATTTGAGGTATTGTCTGTTTAGAGGGCTTGTTTCGATACCGTCAATATAGTTCCACATCACTTAGGAGTCAAGGTCaatgaaaatttatatattttttccttcTCCAAA
Encoded here:
- the LOC137821112 gene encoding serine carboxypeptidase-like: MASAPTLSKVSLSFVLLFLSLYASSAISHRLILDPKEPVNTIKGDYAGFVPGKIVEKKFSFFGDSGPPVEDLGHHAGYYSLPHSKAARMFYFFFESRKSRNDPVVIWLSGGPGCGSELALFYENGPFHITNNLSLTWNQYGWDQESNIIFVDQPTGTGFSYSSDDSDVRNDETGVSIDLYDFLQEFFKMHPDFVKNDFYIFGESYAGHYVPALASRVNQGNKQNQGLHINLKGFAIGNGLTNPAIQYQAYPDFALDNRIITKAQYDNVNVLMPDCEQATKTCETQGGNSCFRALRICEDIFDRIVDFTDNINYYDIRKKCEGNLCYNFTNVETLLNMQKVKSALGVSDDLKYELCSDAVHDAMMQDWMRNLEVGIPALLEDGIKLLLYVGEEDLICNWLGNSRWVHAMEWSGQKAFGKSPTVKFVVHGAEAGSLNSYGPLSFLKVHKAGHLVPMDQPKVSLEMFKRWMGGKMTRHKHEKIIKHKPNTM
- the LOC137810613 gene encoding uncharacterized protein, yielding MFKDARQEGKRPEWIDNNVWNNLLEQWNMHVYRSKCDTAKKNRLSEKGGCLHTGGSISVHEHAIRMTEELGRSVHVDEVFQQTHIRKSTGDFVDDRSRQTHEDFESRLSQALSESQSTSISTLLDPVEEEKLRNRCWSESVGGRYKGRVYGVERVDCQDDCVSRYLQETQPSFSNKKADSEEIVELKQHIERMDAKFQNLQNFQNFMMQYLPPEAAAATQQFFQQLNTPPPTQPNQQSNEVQHHSNHDEQQNSPGEDYNNY